The stretch of DNA GGGCGACCCTGCCGCCCTGGTTCAGCGCGAACAGCGCGGCCCGCAGGTGGTCGCCGCCGACGTTGTCGAAGTAGACGTCGACGCCGTCCGGCGCGGCCTCGCGCAGCGCCGCGGTCAGGCCGCCCTTCCGGTAGTCGATCGCGGCGTCGTAGCCGAACTCCTCCACCAGGCGGCGGGTCTTCTCCGGGCCGCCGGCCGAGCCGACCACCCGGGCCGCGCCCAGGTGGCGGGCGATCCGCGCGGCGGCCGTGCCGACCGCGCCCGCGGCGCCGGAGACGAACACGGTGTCGCCCTCGCGCACCGGGGCGACCTCCTTGAGCCCGGCGTAGGCGGTCAGCCCGGTCATGCCCAGCCGGCCCAGGTAGGCCTGGGCCGGCGCGATCCCGGTGTCGATCGGCTCGGCCGACACGGCGTCCAGCACCGCGTACTCCCGCCAGCCCTGGAAGTGCCGGACGGTGGAACCCACCGGCAGCTCCGGGGCCTCGGAGGCGACCACGGTGCCGACTGCGCCGCCGTCCATCGGCGCGTTCAGCGCGAACGGCGGGGTGTAGGACTTCACGTCGTTCATCCGGCCCCGCATGTAGGGGTCGACGGAGAACCAGTCGTTGCGGATCAGCACCTGGCCCGGCCCCGGATCCGGTACCTCCGCCTCGACCAGCGCGAAGTCCTCCGGCACGGGTTCCCCCGAGGGTCGGGCCGCCAGGTGCACCTCACGGCTCTTCACGGGCATGGGCGTCTCCCTCGATGTCCTGGGCCGCCGTTCTCCGGCGGCCGTCCGATGCTGCTCGGCAGGTGTTCAGCGGGCCCGCAGCAGGCCCGCGGTGATCGCGTCGGCGGCGGGGGCGAGCAGCCGCGCCGCGTTGTCCTCGGCCTCCAGGCCGACCACTACGGCGATGCAGATGTCCGCGGCGTCCTCGGGGCCGACGGCGGCCGTGCCGGCCTCGGCGAACAGCCCGACCAGCAGGGCGCGGACCTCGCCGCAGAATTCACCGCAGATGTCGCCGAAGAGCCGCGCCTTGTCGTCCAGCAGCTCCGCGGTGTGCGGGGAGTCGCCGCGCAGCCGGAGGACCAGTCCGAGCTTGGCGCCGAGCACGCCGCGCACCCGCTCCTCGGGCGTCCCCTCCGCCTCGGCCGCGGCGCGGGCCTGTTCCAGCGCCTCCTCGTGGAAGCGGCGGGCGAGCCTGCGGAAGGCGTCGTCCTTGTTGCGCACGTACTGGTAGAGGGCCGATCGGGAGATCCCGACCGCGCCGGCGATGTCGTCCATGGTGGTGCGCCGGACGCCGTAGCGGGCCAGGCATTCGTAGGTGCCGTCGAGGATCTGGCCGAGGCGGCCGCCGTCCACCGGCCCGGCCTGCTCGGCGGCCGGAACGTTCGCCATCGCCTTCTCCTCTCCGCACCCGGTTTCGACGATCTGACATTCTGCACTCAGATCGTCAGTACGTCGCACGGTCACCACCGTAGGCCCCTCTCGGGGCATGGACCAATAGAAGTCCCGATCGCCCCCATCGGAATCCGAATCGGTGCAGGCCGTCTCCCGAGGACGGCCCTCCGGCCGGACGCCTCGCCCTCTCCGGCCCGCAGCCGCTCGCCCCGTTCCCCACCGCACCGCGGCCGGCCCCGGGCGGACACCGGCCGACCGCCCCGGGAAGGGCGCAGATCACAGGGCGATGGACGGCATCTCCCCCCTGTGCGCCCACCGCACAAAGTGGGCGGATCGCGTACGGACGCGCCGCCAGACCGGCGGAGAGGGAGGAGGCGGATGGGGCGGCCGCCCGTCCCCGCGCCGCTCCGGTGCGGCGCGGTGCGCCTGTTCGGAACCGGCCCGTTCCCCGGTCCGGCGCACCGCCCGGCCGGCTCCGCCGCCCGCTGCGGCCCGGCCGGTCGGGACGACCTCCTAGCCTGGAACCACCGCGGCAGGACGGCCGCGGCCGGTCCCGATGCGCAGAAGGCGGTGAGCTCCCGTGCCCTCCCCCGTCCTCCCCTCCGCCGGGGACGGCCCGCGCTCGGTCGACCGGGCGCTGGACCTGCTCGACGCGGTGGCCGAGGCGGCCGGCCCGGTGTCGGCCAAGGCCCTGGCGCGGCGGCTGGGCTGCTCGCTGTCGACCGTCTACCACCTGCTCGGACCGCTCACCGACCGCGGGCACGTGCTGCGCACCCCGCACGGGTACGCGCTCGGCCACCGCGTCCCCGACCTGAACCGCGCCTACGGCCGCCAGCTGGACGTCGCCCCGGGCCTGCGCGAGGCGCTG from Nocardiopsis composta encodes:
- a CDS encoding TetR/AcrR family transcriptional regulator; translation: MANVPAAEQAGPVDGGRLGQILDGTYECLARYGVRRTTMDDIAGAVGISRSALYQYVRNKDDAFRRLARRFHEEALEQARAAAEAEGTPEERVRGVLGAKLGLVLRLRGDSPHTAELLDDKARLFGDICGEFCGEVRALLVGLFAEAGTAAVGPEDAADICIAVVVGLEAEDNAARLLAPAADAITAGLLRAR
- a CDS encoding NADP-dependent oxidoreductase; this translates as MPVKSREVHLAARPSGEPVPEDFALVEAEVPDPGPGQVLIRNDWFSVDPYMRGRMNDVKSYTPPFALNAPMDGGAVGTVVASEAPELPVGSTVRHFQGWREYAVLDAVSAEPIDTGIAPAQAYLGRLGMTGLTAYAGLKEVAPVREGDTVFVSGAAGAVGTAAARIARHLGAARVVGSAGGPEKTRRLVEEFGYDAAIDYRKGGLTAALREAAPDGVDVYFDNVGGDHLRAALFALNQGGRVALCGAISMYNATEPVPGPDNLALAIGKRLTLRGFIVADHGHLAGEYARLAAGWLADGSLPREETVVDGIENAVDAFIGLLNGANTGKMLVRLGQG